A window of Ruminococcus champanellensis 18P13 = JCM 17042 contains these coding sequences:
- a CDS encoding glycosyltransferase family 2 protein — protein sequence MEAIKIINYVIMVLFFACYAYQFLYIPIALLKKKKPLPKGKRHRFGVLIAARNEESVLGDLLDSLNTQTYPAELIDIYVVADNCTDRTAAVANAHGAAVFERFDQTHTGKGYALDFLLRKIRKKYDAYLVFDADNLVAPDYIQEINKTFSTGYDIVTSYRNTKNYGDNWISAGYGLWFLREAQYLNRPRASIGASCGVSGTGFLFSARILQKCGGWHFFSLTEDIEFTAHNIVNGEKIGYCPSAVFYDEQPTGFRQSIR from the coding sequence ATGGAAGCCATCAAGATTATTAACTATGTAATTATGGTACTGTTTTTCGCCTGCTACGCCTATCAGTTTCTCTACATACCCATTGCGCTTCTGAAAAAGAAAAAGCCCCTGCCGAAGGGGAAACGGCACCGCTTTGGGGTTCTGATCGCTGCAAGAAATGAGGAATCCGTCCTCGGGGATCTCCTGGACAGCCTGAACACACAGACTTATCCTGCGGAACTGATCGATATTTATGTGGTCGCCGACAACTGCACGGATCGCACCGCCGCAGTGGCAAACGCCCACGGAGCCGCCGTTTTTGAGCGGTTCGACCAGACGCACACAGGCAAGGGCTATGCTCTGGATTTTCTGCTGCGAAAGATACGCAAAAAATATGATGCCTACCTGGTGTTCGATGCGGACAACCTGGTAGCTCCTGATTACATCCAGGAAATCAACAAGACTTTTTCCACCGGGTATGATATTGTGACCAGTTACCGAAACACTAAAAATTACGGAGACAACTGGATCAGTGCCGGGTATGGGCTGTGGTTTCTGCGGGAAGCCCAGTATCTGAACCGTCCCCGTGCTTCCATCGGCGCAAGCTGCGGTGTATCCGGAACCGGATTTCTCTTTTCTGCCCGGATTCTTCAGAAATGCGGCGGCTGGCACTTTTTCTCCCTGACTGAGGACATTGAATTTACCGCCCACAACATCGTAAACGGCGAAAAAATCGGCTATTGCCCCAGTGCCGTCTTTTATGATGAGCAGCCCACCGGCTTCCGGCAGTCCATCCGGTAG
- a CDS encoding HAD-IC family P-type ATPase, translating to MLGAPEKLCPQIPRDMEEQMAQGKRILFVGLCSGTVTPDQIQPMGTIVIADKLRKNAVPTIRYFYRQGVDVKVISGDNPLAVSAVAKRSGIRGAERFVDASRLTDAELEHAAERYTVFGRVTPEQKRALIAALQRQGHKVAMTGDGVNDLLAMGNGSDAAKQTAQLVLLDSDFAVLRDVISEGRRVINNLTKSAGVFFIKTIYSVLLCVLCLLLNTDFPFIPIQITLIDAVIEAFPAFFMSFERNDRKVEGTFLGSAIRSALPNSIAIFLCCTVIFLIAPGIGMDRAQASLLMYLTVGCISLAGVVKASLPFNLLHGILSTAFVLGFFCAVFLFAPLLQLPHLATGGAMLLPFVAIPGILIAVLLKIPRQQRKAAL from the coding sequence GTGCTGGGCGCTCCGGAAAAGCTGTGTCCGCAGATTCCCCGGGACATGGAGGAGCAAATGGCGCAGGGCAAGCGGATCCTGTTTGTAGGTCTGTGCAGCGGAACCGTCACCCCCGACCAGATCCAGCCCATGGGCACCATTGTCATTGCGGACAAACTGCGAAAGAATGCTGTCCCCACCATCCGGTATTTCTACAGGCAGGGCGTGGATGTCAAGGTGATTTCCGGCGACAATCCCCTGGCAGTCTCTGCGGTTGCAAAGCGTTCCGGCATCCGGGGCGCAGAACGCTTTGTGGACGCAAGCCGGCTGACGGATGCAGAACTGGAGCATGCCGCAGAACGTTACACCGTCTTCGGCAGAGTCACGCCGGAACAAAAACGTGCCCTGATCGCCGCCCTGCAAAGGCAGGGACATAAGGTAGCCATGACTGGTGATGGAGTCAACGATCTGCTCGCCATGGGGAACGGCAGCGATGCCGCCAAGCAGACGGCACAGCTTGTGTTGCTGGATTCGGACTTTGCCGTGCTGCGGGATGTGATCTCCGAAGGGCGCCGGGTCATCAACAATCTGACGAAATCCGCAGGAGTGTTCTTCATCAAAACCATTTACTCTGTCCTGCTGTGCGTTCTGTGCCTGCTGCTGAATACGGATTTCCCCTTTATCCCCATTCAGATTACCCTCATCGACGCAGTAATCGAAGCCTTTCCGGCATTCTTCATGTCCTTTGAGCGGAATGACCGGAAGGTGGAGGGAACCTTCCTGGGCAGTGCGATCCGTTCCGCCCTGCCAAACAGCATTGCCATTTTCCTCTGCTGCACTGTCATTTTCCTCATTGCTCCCGGCATAGGCATGGATCGGGCACAGGCAAGCCTGCTGATGTATCTGACTGTCGGTTGCATCAGCCTGGCAGGGGTGGTCAAGGCAAGTCTGCCGTTCAACCTGCTGCACGGCATTCTGAGCACTGCGTTCGTACTTGGATTCTTCTGCGCAGTGTTCCTGTTTGCGCCGCTGCTCCAGCTGCCCCATCTGGCAACGGGAGGCGCTATGCTTCTGCCCTTTGTTGCCATTCCCGGCATTCTGATCGCTGTGTTGCTGAAGATCCCTCGCCAGCAAAGGAAAGCTGCACTTTAA
- a CDS encoding HAD-IC family P-type ATPase → MNNSTKTIPQILRDNICTVFNLLNLLIAVSLAAVGAWKNILFIAIILINTVVGIIQEIKAKRQIERLTLLAQPTVTILQEGTERNIRSEEIRKGDLLVLTAGSAICTDCILQEGQLEVNESILTGESEAVIKQTGDKLLSGSSVIAGKCLAEAICGTEACFTAKMVDQVRKTKSGSSELLASMKKVTRFTSFLIVPLGVLLFVQAFFFRGAAVDAAVVATSAGLLGMLPKGLVLLISIGLAVGVIRLSKKNVLVRELHSLENLAHCDVVCLDKTGTLTEGSLMVESIHPQTDKGSSKS, encoded by the coding sequence ATGAACAATTCGACAAAAACGATCCCACAGATTCTGCGGGACAATATCTGCACGGTATTCAATCTGCTGAATCTGCTGATTGCAGTTTCCCTGGCTGCGGTCGGTGCGTGGAAAAACATTCTCTTTATTGCGATCATTCTCATCAACACCGTTGTGGGCATCATACAGGAGATCAAAGCCAAGCGGCAGATCGAACGGCTGACCCTGCTGGCACAACCCACTGTCACCATTCTGCAGGAGGGCACGGAACGGAACATCCGGTCGGAGGAGATCCGCAAGGGAGATCTGCTGGTACTGACTGCCGGCAGTGCCATCTGCACCGACTGCATCCTGCAAGAAGGGCAGCTGGAGGTCAACGAGTCCATTCTCACCGGGGAATCAGAGGCGGTGATCAAGCAGACTGGTGACAAGCTGCTTTCCGGCAGCAGCGTCATCGCCGGAAAGTGCCTTGCAGAAGCAATCTGCGGAACAGAGGCATGCTTTACTGCAAAAATGGTGGATCAGGTCAGAAAAACCAAAAGCGGCAGCTCCGAGCTGCTGGCATCCATGAAAAAGGTCACCCGGTTCACAAGTTTTCTCATCGTACCCCTGGGAGTGCTGCTGTTCGTACAGGCATTTTTCTTCCGGGGCGCCGCTGTGGACGCTGCGGTGGTCGCCACATCTGCCGGGCTGTTGGGCATGCTGCCGAAGGGTCTGGTTCTGCTGATCAGCATCGGGCTGGCAGTGGGCGTCATCCGGCTTTCCAAGAAGAATGTTCTGGTGCGGGAGCTGCATTCTTTGGAAAATCTCGCCCACTGTGATGTGGTTTGCCTGGATAAGACCGGCACCCTCACAGAGGGCAGCCTGATGGTGGAAAGCATCCATCCGCAAACGGACAAGGGGAGTTCAAAAAGCTGA
- a CDS encoding metal-sensing transcriptional repressor, giving the protein MRQCMDGDNLHRRLKKIIGQVQAIDRMIDEDVPCEEILSQLNAAKSALNGCGKVVLEGHIKHCVRDGIEHGDAEKTIESFTKAVERFANMQ; this is encoded by the coding sequence ATGAGACAGTGTATGGATGGGGATAACCTGCACAGAAGACTGAAAAAAATCATCGGACAGGTGCAGGCGATCGATCGTATGATCGATGAGGATGTGCCTTGTGAGGAGATCCTGTCACAGCTGAATGCTGCAAAGTCGGCGCTGAACGGCTGTGGAAAGGTGGTTCTGGAAGGGCATATCAAGCATTGCGTCCGGGACGGGATCGAGCATGGCGATGCGGAAAAGACCATTGAAAGCTTTACCAAAGCGGTGGAGCGCTTTGCGAATATGCAGTAG
- a CDS encoding heavy metal translocating P-type ATPase, which translates to MKHALEKLEGLLEKGGIKKDIILLVISGAAVICSLLKVQPLPFDMAWIAIVLCGVPIILEALIGLVTRFDIKADVLVSLALIASVCIGEDFAAGEVAVIMQLGALLEELTVARARDGIEKLVHLTPRTARILKNGTEVIVPAEQVQVGDLLRVLPGEVIPVDGVILSGQTSVNQAVMTGESLPVDKEPGDAVSSGTVNQFGGFEMRTARVGEDSSIQRMIRLVQSADAGKAKIVGLADRWATWIVVIALTAAALTWLVTGQIIRAVTILVVFCPCALVLATPTAIMAAIGNATKHGFLVRQGDALERLAGVSRITFDKTGTLTCGKPRVVRVQSMLPQLSDTDLYRLCGAAEQFSEHPLGKAVVACFREKHGDLPNAEAFQMIPGRGVSAVVDEKHILAGNLELLREQGAMPDAEIIQETEYFLSRGCTVIYVAVDGVPAGFLALSDTLRQESAPMIRCLHDLGAEPVLLTGDRETAAAAIAQQLHIQEVHANCLPEDKLNYIKAYQQEHRQVCMIGDGINDAPALKAADVGIAMGGVGSDIAVDAADIVLVDDEIRELPHLIALSKRMMQTIKLNMTFSMTLNFLAITLAVIGTLNPVVGALVHNAGSVLVITNSAFLLKRSRK; encoded by the coding sequence ATGAAGCATGCATTGGAAAAACTGGAGGGACTGCTGGAGAAAGGCGGAATCAAAAAGGATATCATTCTGCTTGTGATTTCCGGCGCAGCCGTCATTTGCAGTCTGCTCAAGGTGCAGCCTCTGCCCTTTGATATGGCATGGATCGCCATTGTGCTATGCGGTGTGCCCATCATTCTGGAGGCGCTGATCGGACTGGTGACCCGTTTTGACATCAAAGCAGATGTGCTGGTTTCCCTGGCGCTGATCGCTTCGGTGTGCATCGGAGAGGACTTTGCCGCCGGAGAGGTGGCAGTGATCATGCAGCTGGGGGCTTTGCTGGAGGAGCTGACTGTGGCACGTGCCAGAGACGGCATTGAAAAATTGGTGCATTTGACACCCCGGACAGCCAGGATACTGAAAAACGGCACGGAGGTCATTGTGCCGGCAGAACAGGTGCAGGTGGGGGATCTGCTGCGGGTACTGCCCGGCGAGGTGATCCCGGTGGATGGGGTGATCCTTTCCGGGCAGACCTCCGTCAACCAGGCGGTCATGACGGGAGAATCCCTTCCTGTGGATAAGGAACCGGGAGATGCAGTCTCCTCCGGTACGGTTAACCAATTTGGCGGATTTGAGATGCGGACGGCAAGAGTGGGGGAGGACAGCTCCATTCAGCGAATGATTCGGCTGGTGCAGTCCGCAGATGCCGGCAAAGCCAAAATTGTGGGGCTTGCAGATCGGTGGGCAACATGGATTGTGGTCATTGCGTTGACTGCGGCAGCCCTGACCTGGCTGGTGACTGGTCAGATCATCCGGGCTGTGACGATCCTGGTGGTATTTTGCCCTTGCGCCCTGGTACTGGCTACGCCCACTGCCATTATGGCTGCCATCGGTAATGCCACCAAGCACGGATTCCTTGTGCGGCAGGGGGATGCCCTGGAGCGACTTGCCGGCGTATCCCGGATCACCTTTGACAAAACCGGAACTCTCACCTGCGGAAAACCCAGAGTCGTCCGGGTACAAAGCATGCTGCCCCAGCTGTCGGACACAGACCTGTACCGCCTTTGCGGTGCAGCGGAGCAATTTTCAGAGCATCCGCTGGGTAAAGCTGTGGTTGCTTGCTTCCGGGAGAAGCATGGTGACTTGCCGAATGCTGAGGCATTTCAGATGATTCCCGGGCGTGGCGTGAGTGCCGTTGTGGATGAAAAGCACATCCTCGCAGGAAATCTGGAGCTGCTGCGGGAGCAGGGAGCAATGCCGGATGCTGAAATCATTCAGGAGACGGAGTATTTTTTGTCCCGGGGCTGTACGGTGATTTATGTGGCAGTGGACGGGGTGCCTGCCGGCTTTCTGGCTTTGTCGGATACTTTGCGGCAGGAGAGCGCTCCGATGATCCGATGCCTGCATGATCTGGGGGCAGAGCCGGTTCTTCTGACCGGAGACCGTGAAACAGCCGCCGCTGCCATTGCACAGCAGCTGCATATACAGGAGGTGCATGCCAATTGTCTGCCGGAGGACAAACTGAACTATATCAAGGCATACCAGCAGGAGCACCGGCAGGTCTGCATGATCGGGGACGGGATCAACGATGCCCCGGCTCTGAAGGCGGCAGATGTAGGCATTGCCATGGGAGGCGTGGGCAGCGATATTGCTGTGGATGCAGCGGATATCGTACTGGTTGACGATGAGATCCGGGAGCTTCCGCATTTGATCGCTCTGTCCAAGCGGATGATGCAAACCATCAAGCTGAATATGACCTTTTCCATGACGCTGAACTTCCTTGCCATTACTCTTGCTGTGATTGGTACGCTGAATCCGGTGGTGGGGGCGCTGGTGCATAATGCCGGGTCTGTGCTGGTCATCACAAATTCTGCATTTCTGCTGAAACGGAGCAGGAAGTAA
- a CDS encoding FtsX-like permease family protein, with amino-acid sequence MRITHCARIAAYTMLGKKRHTLRVFINMLLISCALVVWLVLTTALRSAHDAYIYGTLSSNYETVMLSLDASGQPIESRALQQAVQWDEIAQPVVAAQPDLVQVLGRQEEWIFVNNRLVTLMLDGTAHPGINDYSYDFFEAGREAEPTTVPFRIWAVYSEQIVSQNDLTEFAYRYPDAQWLLCGTAQLGQGDLLISDYMLEKFGLTGDPAQYLGAKLSILVDGEPLLESYRLTGVINRDLFRCTGLAEMPQIFVQGNEHTTRLFQLDSAVVKLPIKSYDHITDVLSRLEDQGIFINHFSWLRAKYYYNINAIHLIIERLLSVFGCLVLLAILLNLYRILAEEANHKCRQYGMLRAVGMPIPGLLLVSYLELLFGLLISTVLSLFVSFGALAVIDRITYALIHMHLALPLRGYLQIGGWTLGALLLVFLAMDTVILWHYVRCRPIALLRGRTNDAMRGGLL; translated from the coding sequence ATGCGTATAACACATTGCGCCAGAATTGCGGCGTATACGATGCTGGGAAAAAAGCGGCATACTCTGCGGGTCTTTATCAATATGCTGCTGATCTCCTGTGCGCTGGTGGTGTGGCTGGTACTGACCACCGCATTGCGCAGTGCACACGATGCATATATTTACGGCACACTTTCCTCCAATTATGAAACGGTAATGTTGAGCCTGGATGCATCCGGTCAGCCAATAGAAAGCCGGGCGTTGCAGCAAGCCGTCCAGTGGGATGAGATCGCCCAGCCGGTGGTTGCTGCCCAGCCGGATCTGGTACAGGTGCTGGGGCGGCAGGAGGAGTGGATCTTTGTAAACAATCGGCTCGTGACCCTGATGCTGGACGGGACAGCCCATCCGGGCATCAATGATTATTCCTACGATTTCTTCGAGGCGGGACGGGAGGCTGAACCGACTACGGTGCCCTTTCGTATATGGGCGGTCTATTCGGAGCAGATTGTTTCTCAAAATGATCTGACAGAGTTCGCATACCGGTATCCGGATGCCCAGTGGCTTTTGTGCGGTACGGCGCAGCTCGGGCAAGGAGATCTCCTCATCAGCGATTATATGTTGGAGAAGTTCGGCCTTACGGGGGATCCGGCACAGTATCTGGGAGCGAAACTCTCCATACTTGTAGATGGAGAGCCCCTGTTGGAATCCTACCGGCTGACAGGAGTCATCAACCGGGATCTGTTCCGGTGTACAGGACTTGCGGAGATGCCCCAGATTTTCGTACAGGGCAACGAGCACACAACCAGGCTGTTTCAGCTGGATTCTGCCGTAGTAAAGCTGCCCATCAAAAGCTACGATCACATTACGGATGTGCTGTCCCGGCTGGAGGATCAGGGCATTTTCATCAACCATTTCTCCTGGCTCCGTGCCAAGTACTATTATAATATCAATGCGATCCATCTGATCATAGAGCGGCTGCTGTCTGTGTTTGGCTGCTTGGTGCTGCTGGCAATTTTGCTGAATCTGTACCGGATTCTTGCGGAGGAGGCGAATCACAAGTGCCGTCAATACGGTATGCTCCGGGCAGTTGGCATGCCCATTCCCGGTCTGCTGCTGGTTTCCTATCTGGAACTGCTGTTTGGCTTGCTGATATCCACCGTTCTATCCTTGTTTGTGTCCTTTGGGGCGCTCGCAGTGATTGACCGCATTACATATGCTTTGATCCATATGCATCTTGCCCTGCCGCTGCGGGGATATCTGCAAATCGGCGGATGGACGCTGGGAGCATTGCTTCTGGTGTTTCTGGCAATGGATACGGTAATCCTGTGGCACTATGTGCGATGCAGACCGATTGCGCTGCTGCGTGGAAGAACAAATGATGCCATGCGTGGAGGATTGCTATAA
- a CDS encoding permease has product MKRCCKVGILAWYELRTQWKGFVFFGVISAILLSAVISIFTLARRVPGEITEYMQATGEGNIVIQRLPLDQLSVVDAMPVKVMDYHISFLEATAIGLPSNWSPQKVLENGDACSLPFQGGVIRWLPEEHSFHAVQMEQQLIAGRAPARQDDADAAIWLSEDAAAQLGAVCGDTVSFCADSTAAQSISCQIAGIYQQNIYLYTYYVSLPLYLQSLDTVESMQVILTPLNLKDYQNVLAELRANRIFPDEAQEFMDSVMLLVYALYVVCVFLCILEVGMVFTISRSYFHRRTAFFAVCKALGMQNRSMLLTVCMLMQALLSVAFLAAMLLAPYLNRYVGNLLNELFTDVKISERVWNPFSLLILLITSGLLWLTCIFSQKTYAAPELVELIRQEDQ; this is encoded by the coding sequence ATGAAACGCTGTTGTAAGGTTGGCATCCTCGCCTGGTATGAATTACGCACCCAGTGGAAGGGATTTGTTTTCTTCGGGGTGATCTCCGCCATTTTATTGTCCGCTGTGATCTCCATCTTTACATTGGCAAGGCGTGTGCCCGGGGAGATCACAGAGTATATGCAAGCCACCGGGGAGGGCAACATCGTGATTCAGCGACTGCCCCTGGATCAGCTTTCCGTTGTGGATGCGATGCCGGTGAAGGTGATGGACTATCATATTTCCTTTCTGGAGGCAACGGCCATCGGATTACCCTCCAACTGGAGCCCCCAGAAGGTACTGGAGAATGGCGACGCATGCAGCCTCCCCTTTCAAGGAGGCGTGATCCGCTGGCTGCCGGAGGAGCACTCGTTCCACGCCGTACAGATGGAGCAGCAGTTGATTGCCGGCAGAGCACCGGCACGGCAGGACGATGCAGATGCTGCCATTTGGCTGTCAGAGGATGCAGCGGCACAGCTGGGTGCAGTATGCGGAGATACCGTGTCCTTTTGTGCAGACAGTACGGCGGCGCAGAGCATTTCCTGTCAGATTGCAGGGATCTATCAACAGAACATCTATTTGTATACCTATTATGTCAGCCTGCCCTTGTACCTGCAATCCCTGGATACAGTGGAGAGCATGCAGGTGATCCTTACACCGCTGAATCTGAAGGATTATCAGAATGTTCTGGCGGAACTCCGGGCAAACCGGATCTTTCCGGATGAAGCCCAGGAATTTATGGACAGTGTGATGCTTCTGGTCTACGCTTTATATGTAGTTTGTGTATTTTTGTGCATTTTGGAAGTCGGCATGGTGTTCACCATTTCACGAAGCTATTTTCACAGACGAACTGCTTTTTTCGCCGTGTGCAAAGCACTGGGCATGCAAAACCGGAGCATGCTTCTGACGGTGTGCATGCTCATGCAGGCGCTGCTGAGTGTGGCTTTTCTTGCAGCCATGCTGCTTGCACCCTATCTGAACCGATATGTAGGCAATCTGCTGAATGAACTGTTTACGGATGTGAAAATCTCTGAACGTGTGTGGAATCCCTTTTCCCTGCTGATCCTTCTGATCACCTCCGGATTGCTGTGGCTGACCTGTATTTTCTCTCAAAAGACATACGCTGCGCCGGAGTTGGTGGAATTGATCCGGCAGGAAGACCAATAG
- a CDS encoding ABC transporter ATP-binding protein: MPWITCKDLQKEYRSGTQSQMALNHVDFSLEQGEYVAIVGKSGSGKSTLMNMLGLIDTPTGGSMIWNGEQVLRYPERKKTQLRNQMIGYVFQAFYLEPSYTVYQNIEIPLLIAGYGTAERRSRILSALEEVGLSGKVRQRADSLSGGEKQRVSIARALVNQPKLLLADEPCGNLDSENTAIIMELFDRLHGTGKTIVLITHSEEDANRAERKLTMKDGRVLHETLL; this comes from the coding sequence ATGCCTTGGATCACATGTAAGGATCTGCAAAAGGAGTATCGCAGCGGTACGCAGAGTCAGATGGCACTGAATCATGTAGATTTTAGCCTGGAGCAGGGAGAGTACGTTGCCATTGTAGGAAAATCCGGCAGCGGCAAGTCCACCCTGATGAATATGCTGGGGCTGATCGATACCCCCACCGGCGGCAGCATGATCTGGAACGGGGAACAGGTGCTTCGTTATCCGGAGCGCAAAAAGACGCAGCTGCGGAACCAGATGATCGGCTATGTATTCCAGGCGTTTTATCTGGAGCCCAGCTATACGGTGTACCAGAATATCGAGATTCCCCTGCTGATTGCCGGATATGGAACGGCGGAACGGCGCAGTCGGATCCTGTCTGCGCTGGAGGAAGTGGGATTATCCGGAAAGGTGCGGCAGCGGGCGGATTCTCTGTCCGGCGGCGAAAAGCAGCGGGTCAGCATTGCAAGAGCGCTGGTGAATCAGCCCAAGCTGCTCCTTGCAGATGAACCCTGCGGAAATCTGGATTCCGAGAATACTGCCATTATCATGGAGCTGTTTGACCGGCTGCATGGGACGGGGAAAACCATTGTTCTGATTACTCACAGCGAAGAGGACGCCAACCGGGCAGAACGGAAACTTACAATGAAGGATGGTCGTGTGCTGCATGAAACGCTGTTGTAA
- a CDS encoding family 43 glycosylhydrolase — translation MLMFLGAVPSLVSTKADAASNKSRVSVHDPSVIKLADGSYYIIGSHLAAARSTDLQNWTWTANSNYGTKNTTFFRDIYTDLAKPAGWSGTSENYDLSGNLWAPDIVWNPDMQKYCMYLSVNGDNWHSSIVLCTADNIDGPYQYSDTIVYSGFETNPANGANHYANTDVEKVLGSHPDLSRYLNSSGKWNAEYGTNAIDPCTFYDEEGNLWMVYGSWFGGIYMLELDEKTGLRDYTVQYKTESYNGAVQSDAYMGVHVAGGHWTSGEGPYIEYMKSPGAEKGYYYMFLSYGHFNNKGGYNMRVFRSENPQGPYVDQNGNSSIYAQAMDNIAGNIGERLMSNYQWSCNTKPNTAQGHNSALMDDDGKLFCIYHNKFDDNYGGHEVRVHQMLLNEDGWPTATAYEYSGETLSADGHTMEAIVGNYELIWHNPNQKFENEKSADVEKPIHITLNADGTVTGDIDATWKITKNGTPYMSFTWGGVTYKGAFIVQEDESDTPVRKMTFTATGINICIWGSKETAYNPVEDIVNLTPVADGTYTIQNVNSALYMHADMDIKNGSAEQNTDAQIWNITAVDNGWYTIRTTHGKALTVENASAENGADIVITDYIGDASQRFRFLDTGGGQYALLTAVSGGNSCADVYNISKDAGANICQWEYWGGDGQKFILEPAVPEKTVLGDVNADGSFNIADAVLLQKWLLAVPNTELADWKAGDFCEDDRLTVFDLCLMKRALIQNK, via the coding sequence ATGCTGATGTTCTTAGGGGCTGTCCCCAGTCTGGTAAGCACGAAAGCAGATGCCGCTTCCAACAAATCCCGTGTATCCGTACATGACCCATCTGTAATCAAGCTTGCAGATGGCAGCTATTACATCATTGGTTCACATCTTGCTGCCGCACGCTCAACGGATCTGCAAAATTGGACATGGACGGCAAACTCAAATTACGGCACGAAAAACACCACGTTTTTCCGGGATATTTACACGGATCTTGCGAAACCTGCCGGATGGTCCGGCACCAGTGAAAATTATGACCTTTCCGGCAACCTGTGGGCACCCGATATTGTCTGGAATCCCGATATGCAGAAGTATTGTATGTACCTCAGCGTGAATGGGGACAACTGGCATTCTTCAATCGTACTTTGCACGGCTGACAACATCGATGGCCCGTATCAATATTCCGATACCATCGTATACTCCGGGTTTGAAACCAATCCTGCCAATGGGGCAAACCATTATGCAAACACAGACGTGGAAAAAGTCCTCGGCAGTCATCCGGATCTTAGCCGGTATCTCAACAGCAGCGGAAAGTGGAACGCCGAATACGGCACAAATGCAATTGATCCCTGCACGTTCTATGATGAAGAAGGAAATCTGTGGATGGTATATGGTTCCTGGTTCGGCGGCATATATATGCTGGAACTGGATGAAAAGACGGGGTTGCGTGATTATACGGTGCAGTATAAAACGGAATCTTACAATGGCGCCGTACAGTCTGATGCGTATATGGGCGTTCATGTTGCAGGCGGACACTGGACTTCCGGTGAAGGGCCATACATTGAATATATGAAGTCCCCGGGTGCAGAAAAAGGATATTATTACATGTTCCTTTCCTATGGTCATTTCAACAATAAGGGCGGATACAATATGCGTGTTTTCCGCAGTGAAAACCCACAGGGACCTTATGTTGACCAGAACGGCAATTCTTCAATTTATGCACAAGCCATGGATAATATTGCAGGCAATATCGGAGAACGCCTTATGAGCAATTATCAATGGAGCTGCAATACAAAGCCAAATACAGCACAGGGACACAACTCGGCGCTGATGGACGACGACGGCAAGCTGTTTTGCATCTATCATAACAAATTTGACGATAATTATGGTGGGCATGAAGTGCGTGTACACCAGATGCTTCTGAACGAGGACGGATGGCCGACTGCAACCGCATATGAATACTCCGGCGAAACGCTTTCAGCAGACGGGCATACAATGGAAGCAATTGTCGGCAACTATGAGTTGATCTGGCACAACCCGAATCAGAAATTTGAAAATGAAAAATCCGCCGATGTGGAAAAGCCGATTCACATTACGCTGAATGCGGATGGAACTGTCACCGGAGATATTGATGCAACGTGGAAAATCACAAAGAACGGCACGCCGTATATGAGCTTCACCTGGGGTGGTGTGACTTATAAAGGCGCATTTATTGTACAGGAGGACGAATCGGATACGCCGGTCAGGAAAATGACTTTTACTGCAACAGGGATAAACATCTGCATCTGGGGCAGCAAGGAAACGGCATATAATCCTGTGGAGGATATCGTCAATTTGACACCGGTTGCCGATGGAACCTATACCATACAGAATGTCAACAGTGCGTTGTATATGCATGCAGACATGGATATCAAGAATGGCAGTGCAGAACAGAATACTGATGCACAAATCTGGAATATTACCGCAGTGGATAACGGGTGGTATACGATTCGCACCACACATGGCAAGGCACTGACTGTTGAAAATGCAAGCGCTGAAAACGGCGCAGATATTGTGATTACAGATTACATCGGCGATGCCTCACAAAGGTTCAGATTTCTGGATACAGGCGGCGGACAATATGCGCTGCTGACCGCAGTTTCAGGGGGCAATTCCTGTGCGGACGTCTACAATATCAGTAAGGATGCCGGTGCGAATATCTGCCAGTGGGAATACTGGGGCGGCGATGGGCAGAAATTTATTTTAGAGCCTGCAGTGCCGGAAAAAACGGTGCTCGGTGATGTGAATGCAGACGGCAGCTTCAACATTGCAGATGCGGTTCTCCTCCAGAAATGGCTGCTTGCAGTGCCAAACACAGAGCTTGCCGACTGGAAGGCAGGAGATTTTTGCGAAGATGACAGGCTGACAGTTTTTGATTTATGTCTGATGAAACGAGCTTTGATTCAAAATAAATGA